A DNA window from Xiphias gladius isolate SHS-SW01 ecotype Sanya breed wild chromosome 3, ASM1685928v1, whole genome shotgun sequence contains the following coding sequences:
- the LOC120807199 gene encoding dedicator of cytokinesis protein 7-like isoform X3, producing the protein MTSTASERRAFAHKINRTVAAEVRKQVSREYGSPQLSKKRGGAHHPLPLTEVVEPVDFEEYVSSHAPGVEPGPLRQLMEFPQDDLELLQLDKECTTLEPPLPEEEDSLDPRVRDALAVYTDDWLVIQRKYQRYSTTYTPHNSERQRERQRGLVKQTFELDEAAAAERQDDQDDAKRRSVSLDETPRGSWASSIFDLKNSSPDALLPSVLERTAAEDMDHRNTEARLQGRHSDLLGLYPPPDEDEAVERCTAPEVPKEHSGQRIMVKCLSLKFEIEIEPIFGTLALYDVKEKKKISENFYFDLNSDQMKGLLKPHTPHIAISTLARSAIFSITYPSADIFLVIKLEKVLQQGDIGECCEPYMVMKESDSSKHKEKLEKLRLQAEQSCSRLGRFRMPFAWTAIHLLNIVSSVGGLDRSDPDSDSERKGLGTWNERKKKGFERMSVGDDMCNFATFRPATLTVTNFFKQEGDRLSDEDLYKFLADMRRPSSVLRRLRPVTAQLKIDISPAPDLPHYCLSPELLHVKPYPDLRVRPTKEVQEFPARYVYTPHTTYRNLLYVYPQTLNFSSRQGSVRNIAVKVQFMAGEDPSLALPVIFGKSSCSEFMKEAYTPVIYHNKSPEFYEEMKMKIPANLTDNHHLLFTFYHISCQPKQNTPLETPVGYTWIPLMQHGRLRTGSFSLPVSVEKPPPSYSVLTPDVQLPGMKWVDNHKGVFNVEVTAASSVHTQDPHLDKFFTLVYVLEEYSFPFRLKDVIITEANMEGELKASMAALRGALLDTCVRFLHQLLNKLIQLIVYPPVIAGQIVNLGRAAFEAMALLVNQMHKNLEGNQDQHGRNNLLASYIHYCFRLPTAEPTVPPTGGSQSYEMPMQYATLSRATARPSSLHLSRSKSISNSNPDLASTPVSPDEEVQRIIGSKANDRSCNRMSAFLDSVALFSVPTRQITKKLLHEELVLQWVVSTSTVREAALQQAWFFFQLMTKSMAHHLFMTSKMDIPRRQRFPDRFVDDIAALLCAIGADIASRYHKDVELVERLNSSLAFFLNDLLSLMDRGFVFNLIRSYYKQIANKLHTAQNPSSLNALRMDFTRIVCSHEHYVILNLPCSILSPPASPSPSTSSTTSQSSAFSSMVQDQSVATMFELSVPFRQQHFLSGLLLTELSLILDPDGEGVFFLHKKAISAVHSLLCSHDADPRYSEPQVRAHVAQLYLPLIPIVMETLHQLHDFSDSSPARVRHASAHADDADPDGSNTISQSVAMAIAGSPLPHAKANAFALPTVAGRQSSSLSAECSRTLLVCFLWVLKNADAALLERWVSDLSVLQINRLLDLLHLCVSCFEYKGKKALERINSLTFKKSQDMKARLEEAILGTIGARQEMVRRCRERSPYGSQENVRWRKNVTHWRQNTDRVDKTKAEVEQESVVDGNLATEGSLIVLDTLEIIVKTVVASELKESVLGGVLRVLLHSMAGNQSALFLQHCFTTQRALVFKFPEMLFEEDTELCADLCLRLLRHCSSSVGSVRSHASASLYLLMRQNFEIGNNFARVKMQVTMSLSSLVGTSQNFNEEHLRRSLKTILTYAEEDLELRDTPFPEQVQDLVFNLHMILTDTVKMKEHQQDPEMLIDLMYRIAKGYQNSPDLRLTWLQNMAGKHSERGNHAEAAHCLVHSAALVAEYLNMLEDCRYLPIGCVTFQNISSNVLEESAVSDDVLSPEEEGICAAKYFSESGLVGLLEQAAASFNMAAMYEAINEVYKILLPIHEANRDFKKLATVHGKLQDAFNKVYNQSSGWERMFGTYFRVGFYGCRFGDLDEQEFVYKEPSITKLAEISHRLEEFYSERFGDEVVEIIKDSNPVDKNKLDPNKAFLQITYVEPYFDTYELKERITYFDKNYNLRTFMYCTPFTLDGRAHGDLHEQYKRKTILTTSHAFPYIKTRVNVIHKEEIILVPMEVAIEDMQKKTQELAFATNQDPADSKMLQMVLQGSVGTTVNQGPLEVAQVFLSDIPNDPKLFRHHNKLRLCFKDFTKRCEDALRKNKALIGPDQKEYHRELERNYNKLKEALGPLINRKIPQLYRTLPAQTTQTQRNSYSRSSLRRVDC; encoded by the exons atgacatccaCGGCCAGCGAAAGGAGGGCGTTCGCTCACAAAATCAACCG GACGGTTGCTGCAGAGGTCAGAAAACAAGTGTCCAGAGAGTATGGCTCTCCTCAGCTATCCAAGAAACGAGGCGGTGCACACCACCCT TTGCCCCTGACAGAGGTGGTTGAGCCTGTGGACTTTGAGGAATATGTTAGCAGTCACGCTCCCGGGGTGGAGCCTGGCCCTCTCAGACAGCTAATGGAGTTCCCCCAGGATGACCTGGAGCTCCTCCAGCTGGACAAAGAGTGCACTACACTGGAGCCCCCACtgcctgaggaggagga CTCACTGGATCCCAGAGTGAGAGATGCCTTAGCAGTCTACACAGATGACTGGCTTGTCATTCAAAGAAA GTATCAGCGCTACAGCACCACATACACCCCTCACAACTCtgagcgacagagagagaggcagcgaGGGCTGGTCAAACAGACCTTTGAACTGGAcgaggctgcagctgctgagcGCCAGGATGACCAG GATGACGCAAAGCGTCGGTCAGTTAGCCTTGATGAGACCCCTCGGGGCAGCTGGGCCTCCAGCATCTTTGACCTGAAGAACTCTTCCCCAGATGCTCTCCTGCCGTCTGTGCTGGAACGTACAGCCGCAGAGGACATGGACCACCGCAATACAGAGGCACGCCTGCAGGGTCGCCACAGTGACCTGCTGGGCCTGTACCCTCCCCCTGATGAG GATGAAGCAGTAGAGAGATGCACTGCTCCTGAAGTGCCCAAGGAACATTCTGGCCAGAGGATCATGGTCAAGTGTCTGTCTCTGAA gtttgaAATAGAAATTGAGCCAATATTTGGAACACTTGCCCTCTATGAtgtcaaggaaaagaaaaag ATCTCTGAGAATTTCTACTTTGACCTGAACTCGGATCAGATGAAAGGGCTGCTTAAACCCCACACACCTCACATAGCCATATCCACACTGGCCCGTTCTGCCATTTTCTCCATCACATACCCCTCCGCTGATATCTTCCTAGTCATTAAG ctTGAGAAAGTCCTTCAACAAGGGGACATTGGAGAATGCTGTGAACCCTACATGGTGATGAAAGAATCAGACTCCTCCAAG CACAAGGAGAAGCTGGAGAAGCTGCGTCTGCAGGCAGAGCAGTCATGCAGTCGTCTCGGTCGTTTTCGCATGCCTTTTGCCTGGACGGCCATTCACCTTCTCAATATTGTCAGCAGTGTGGGAGGTCTGGATCGGTCAGACCCGGACTCTGACTCTG AGCGAAAAGGTCTTGGAACAtggaatgagagaaagaagaaggggtTTGAGCGGATGAGTGTTGGGGATGACATGTGTAACTTTGCCACTTTCCGACCAGCAACACTTACTGTCACCAACTTCTTCAAACAG GAGGGGGACAGACTAAGTGATGAGGACCTCTACAAGTTTCTGGCAGATATGCGCAGACCGTCATCCGTTCTGCGGAGACTGAGACCCGTCACAG CCCAGTTAAAGATCGACATCTCTCCAGCTCCGGACTTGCCTCATTACTGTCTGTCACCGGAGCTGCTTCATGTAAAGCCTTACCCTGACCTGCGTGTTCGCCCAACCAAAGAGGTTCAAGAGTTCCCTGCTCGCTATGTATACACGCCACACACCACCTATAG GAATCTGCTCTATGTTTACCCACAAACTCTGAACTTCAGCAGTCGTCAGGGCTCAGTGAGAAACATCGCCGTGAAGGTTCAGTTCATGGCAGGAGAGGACCCCAGTCTAGCTTTGCCG GTCATCTTTGGAAAGTCAAGTTGTTCTGAGTTCATGAAAGAGGCGTACACCCCTGTCATCTACCATAACAA GTCTCCTGAGTTCTATgaagagatgaagatgaagattcCTGCCAATCTGACCGACAACCACCATCTGCTGTTCACCTTCTACCACATCAGCTGCCAGCCCAAACAGAACACTCCTCTGGAGACCCCTGTGGGCTACACT TGGATCCCTCTGATGCAGCATGGCCGACTACGCACCGGCTCCTTCAGTCTGCCCGTCTCAGTAGAAAAGCCTCCACCTAGCTACTCTGTACTCACCCctgat GTTCAGCTCCCAGGCATGAAGTGGGTGGATAATCATAAAGGAGTGTTCAATGTTGAGGTGACAGCAGCCTCTTCAGTTCACACCCAG GACCCCCATCTGGATAAGTTCTTTACTCTAGTGTATGTTCTGGAGGAGTACTCCTTCCCCTTCCGCCTGAAGGACGTCATCATAACCGAGGCAAACATGGAGGGGGAGCTGAAGGCCAGCATGGCTGCACTGAGAGGGGCTCTGCTGGACACCTGTGTCAGGTTTTTGCACCAGCTGCTCAACAAGCTCATTCAGCTCATCGTCTACCCACCGGTCATTGCAGGCCAAATTG TGAACCTGGGCCGTGCTGCCTTTGAAGCTATGGCTTTGTTGGTCAACCAGATGCACAAGAACCTGGAGGGGAACCAGGATCAGCATGGCCGCAACAACCTGCTGGCATCCTACATCCACTACTGCTTCCGCCTACCCACTGCCGAACCTACAGTGCCCCCGACAG GAGGGAGCCAGTCCTACGAGATGCCGATGCAGTATGCCACCTTGTCGAGAGCAACAGCCCGCCCAAGCAGCCTGCACCTGTCCCGCTCCAAGAGTATCAGCAACTCCAACCCTGACCTGGCCAGTACACCAGTTTCTCCTGATGAAGAGGTGCAAAGGATCATAGGGAGCAAG GCAAACGACCGCAGCTGCAATCGCATGTCTGCGTTTCTGGACAGCGTGGCCTTGTTTTCAGTTCCCACAAGGCAGATTACCAAGAAG CTACTCCATGAGGAGCTGGTATTACAGTGGGTAGTCAGCACCAGCACAGTGAGGGAAGCAGCGCTGCAGCAGGCCTGGTTTTTCTTCCAGCTTATG ACAAAGAGCATGGCCCATCACTTGTTCATGACATCGAAAATGGACATTCCCAGGCGTCAGCGATTCCCAGACCGCTTTGTGGACGACATTGCTGCACTTTTGTGTGCCATCGGTGCAGACATTGCCAGTCGATACCACAAG GATGTGGAGCTTGTGGAGAGGTTAAACAGCAGTCTGGCTTTCTTCCTGAATGACCTGCTGTCTCTCATGGACCGGGGCTTTGTGTTCAACCTCATCCGTTCCTACTACAAACAG ATTGCCAACAAGCTCCACACAGCGCAGAACCCCAGCTCTCTGAATGCGCTGAGGATGGACTTCACTCGTATCGTCTGCAGCCACGAGCACTACGTCATCCTCAACCTGCCGTGCTCAATTCTCAGCCCTCCAGCGTCCCCCTCCCCCTCaacttcctccaccacctcaCAG AGTTCGGCATTTTCCAGTATGGTGCAAGACCAAAGTGTTGCCACCATGTTTGAGCTCTCCGTCCCTTTTCGCCAGCAGCACTTCCTGTCTGGACTGCTGCTTACTGAGCTCTCTCTCATCCTTGACCCTGATGGAGAAGG GGTTTTCTTCCTTCATAAAAAGGCCATTAGTGCTGTTCACTCCCTGCTCTGCAGCCATGATGCAGACCCTCGCTACAGTGAACCTCAAGTCAGAGCCCACGTTGCTCAGCTCTACCTTCCCCTCATCCCCATCGTCATGGAGACATTGCATCAGCTCCACGACTTCTCTG ACTCCTCGCCTGCTAGGGTCCGCCATGCCTCAGCCCACGCCGACGATGCTGACCCAGACGGTAGCAACACTATCAGTCAGTCTGTTGCCATGGCGATTGCCGGCTCCCCTTTGCCGCATGCCAAAGCCAACGCATTTGCGCTGCCCACAGTG GCTGGGCGCCAGTCCAGCTCTCTGTCTGCCGAGTGTAGCAGGACTCTGCTGGTGTGCTTCCTGTGGGTGCTGAAGAATGCAGATGCAGCTCTCCTGGAGCGCTGGGTGTCTGATTTGTCCGTGTTGCAAATAAACCGTCTGCTGGATCTGCTGCATCTCTGTGTCTCCTGCTTTGAATACAAG GGGAAGAAAGCTCTGGAGAGGATCAACAGCCTAACGTTTAAAAAGTCTCAGGACATGAAGGCCCGACTGGAGGAGGCCATACTGGGCACCATTGGGGCTCGTCAGGAGATGGTCCGCCGCTGCAGAG AAAGGAGTCCCTATGGCAGCCAAGAGAACGTTAGGTGGAGAAAGAACGTCACTCACTGGagacaaaatacagacagagtCGATAA GACTAAAGCTGAGGTCGAGCAGGAGTCTGTGGTGGATGGAAACCTAGCTACTGAGGGCTCTCTGATAGTACTGGACACACTGGAGATTATTGTCAAG ACTGTGGTGGCGTCAGAGCTGAAGGAAAGTGTTTTAGGCGGTGTGCTGAGAGTGCTTCTCCACAGCATGGCAGGCAACCAGAGCGCCCTCTTCCTGCAGCACTGCTTCACTACACAGAGGGCCCTGGTTTTCAAG tTCCCAGAGATGCTGTTTGAAGAGGACACTGAGCTTTGTGCAGACCTGTGCCTGCGTCTCCTTcgtcactgcagcagcagtgtcGGCTCTGTCAGAAGTCATGCGTCTGCCTCTCTTTACTTGCTCATGAGACAGAACTTTGAGATTGGAAAT AACTTTGCACGAGTAAAGATGCAGGTCACCATGTCTCTGTCCTCCCTGGTGGGAACGTCACAGAACTTCAATGAGGAGCATCTTCGTCGGTCTCTCAAGACCATCCTAACATACGCTGAAGAGGACTTGGAGCTGCGTGACACGCCCTTCCCGGAGCAG GTCCAGGATCTGGTGTTCAACCTGCACATGATTCTTACTGACACTGTGAAGATGAAAGAGCATCAGCAGGATCCAGAGATGCTCATTGACTTAATGTACAG GATTGCAAAGGGCTACCAGAACTCACCAGACCTGCGTCTTACGTGGCTCCAGAACATGGCAGGAAAACACTCTGAAAGAGGGAACCATGCTGAGGCTGCCCACTGTCTGGTCCACAGCGCTGCACTGGTGGCAGAATACCTCAACATGCTGGAGGATTGCCGCTACCTGCCAATTGGTTGCGTCACATTTCAG aatATTTCATCCAACGTATTGGAGGAGTCAGCAGTATCTGATGATGTCCTGTctccagaggaggaggggatttGTGCTGCGAAGTACTTCAGCGAGTCTGGTCTGGTGGGCCTCCTGGAGCAAGCAGCTGCCTCTTTTAACATG GCAGCCATGTACGAGGCCATAAATGAGGTGTACAAGATTCTGCTGCCCATCCATGAAGCCAACAGAGACTTCAAAAAGCTGGCTACTGTCCACGGAAAACTGCAGGATGCCTTCAACAAAGTCTACAACCAA AGTTCAGGATGGGAG AGAATGTTTGGGACCTACTTCCGGGTTGGTTTCTATGGCTGTCGGTTTGGAGACCTGGATGAACAAGAGTTCGTCTACAAGGAGCCATCAATCACCAAATTAGCCGAGATCTCCCACAGACTTGAG GAGTTCTACTCAGAGAGGTTTGGGGATGAGGTGGTTGAAATTATCAAGGACTCCAACCCAGTGGACAAGAACAAACTGGATCCCAACAAG gCCTTCCTCCAGATCACCTACGTCGAGCCGTACTTTGACACATACGAGCTAAAGGAGAGAATCACTTACTTTGACAAGAACTACAACCTGCGTACCTTCATGTACTGTACTCCCTTCACTCTGGACGGCCGAGCCCATGGCGACCTGCACGAGCAGTACAAACGCAAAACCATTCTGACAACTTCTCACGCCTTCCCTTACATCAAGACACGCGTCAACGTTATCCACAAGGAGGAG ATCATTCTTGTCCCCATGGAGGTGGCCATTGAGGACATGCAGAAAAAGACTCAGGAGTTGGCCTTTGCCACAAACCAAGACCCTGCGGACTCCAAGATGCTGCAGATGGTGCTGCAGGGCTCTGTGGGAACCACTGTCAACCAG GGCCCCCTTGAGGTGGCGCAGGTCTTTCTTTCCGACATTCCTAATGACCCCAAGCTGTTCCGCCATCACAACAAACTGCGCCTCTGCTTTAAAGACTTCACTAAGAG GTGTGAGGATGCCCTCAGGAAGAATAAAGCCCTGATTGGACCAGATCAGAAGGAGTACcacagagagctggagaggaacTACAATAAACTGAAAGAAGCTCTGGGTCCTCTCATCAACCGCAAGATTCCCCAGCTATACAGAACCCTGCCAGCTCAGACCACGCAAACACAACG